A part of Sander vitreus isolate 19-12246 chromosome 8, sanVit1, whole genome shotgun sequence genomic DNA contains:
- the ambra1b gene encoding activating molecule in BECN1-regulated autophagy protein 1B isoform X2 — protein sequence MASRQRNSVRILSSRERGSQTFGSQRLLQLLVEEKVRWMKWQSQKVELPDSPRSTFLLAFSPDRTLMASTHVNHNIYITEVKTGKCLHSLVGHRRTPWCVTFHPTIPGLVASGCLDGEVRIWDLHGGSESWFTESNVAIASLAFHPSAQLLLIATNNELHFWDWSRPEPFAVVKTGSDTERVRLVRFDPLGHNLLTAIVNPSNQQNEEDSEVPMDSVEMPHFRQRSFLPSQPVRRTPILHNFLHILSSRPGAQTAGEQSRPLGDNGSGVGESPSMPLAQYPTSERGPPFPGCTQHLGMVCLCSRCSANRNPSLGGDATASDPPQPSPASTFSSARTEPRQPSERPSAFTSVYYSAGTSLNAPTPSSTEQHSTSSPASRPGPDWTRNLLSMREGGVGPGMLPPRTSSSSISLLSVLRQQDGSSHSPVYTSASEGRGFPQQGEPGARDAAGTSSGHHPFWDGSRSNTASFRNVLQCNLSRYFMEFDRMQDLEPPLGGQEPSQELLNNNMDPERPGPSSSSSTSSPTIIHYQPPLPPPPAPHNTLENNPPPPPASRGHLNRCRACHNLLTFNHDSQRWERTSQTSSVSASPLEPSSSSPSFPASSASPWQPEEGGRTLEAEPPERRAPLPEPSEQPPTPGAFPIAPSPSHQPGEQTVGLVYNQDTAQWERVYRQAAAPVRSAEPSEALSQEMPVDPPDEDSLRRRLLESSLLSLSRYDMSGSRDHPIYPDPASDTGDRARHRTPRNARMSAPSLGRFVPRRFLLPEYLPYAGIFHERGQPGLATHSSVNRVLAGASIGDGQSAVASNIANTTYRLQWWDFTKFDLPEISNASVNVLVPNCKIYNDASCDISADGQLLAVFIPSSQRGFPDEGILAIYSLAPHNLGEMLYTKRFGPNAISVSLSPMGCYVMVGLASRRILLHPTTDHMVAQVFRLQQPHGGETSIRMVFNVVYPMAPDQRRHVSINSARWLPDPGMGLAYGTNKGDLVICRPVFYRSDGESPAESSSEPLFSVNNSGTSRTRGSDRPGPNRSGWRLDRDMGLMNAIGLQPRHPTPSVTSQGTQTPIIQLQNAETQTERELPEPSAPQLASNVPPETPSTSGSAPGQLAAVASQAGGQGEASAEPNTSTAGESAGESVSGEDALARIRRLIAEGGMTAVVQREQSTTMASMGGFGNNIIVSHRIHRGSQTAAGASRPPSDLSATPPAVSAPLLIPQTSNPAEQLAMWGPRAPPGLSLAADMDDVFDGVRTDDDDSSSLPGPSSSSMLLSSSSSPSSSSQSPRGGGGGVSNGYPGDPYSR from the exons ATGGCGTCCCGTCAGAGGAACTCGGTCCGGATCCTGTCCAGCCGGGAGCGCGGCTCCCAGACCTTTGGCTCCCAgaggctgctgcagctgctggtggAGGAGAAAGTCCGCTGGATGAAATGGCAGAGTCAG AAAGTGGAGCTGCCAGACAGCCCTCGCTCTACGTTCCTGCTGGCATTCAGCCCCgacag GACTCTGATGGCTTCCACTCACGTCAACCACAACATTTACATAACGGAGGTGAAGACTGGAAAGTGCCTACATTCCCTAGTGGGCCACCGTAGGACCCCCTGGTGTGTGACCTTTCACCCCACAATCCCCGGCCTGGTGGCCTCCGGGTGCCTTGATGGCGAAGTCCGCATCTGGGACCTGCAC GGCGGCAGTGAGAGTTGGTTCACAGAGAGCAACGTGGCCATCGCCTCCCTGGCCTTCCACCCGAGCGCTCAGCTCCTCCTCATCGCCACCAACAACGAGCTGCACTTCTGGGACTGGAGCCGGCCGGAGCCCTTCGCCGTGGTCAAGACGGGCAGCGACACGGAGAGAGTCCG GTTGGTGAGGTTTGACCCTCTTGGTCACAACCTACTGACGGCGATCGTGAATCCGTCCAATCAGCAG AACGAGGAGGACTCGGAGGTTCCCATGGACAGCGTCGAGATGCCTCACTTCCGCCAGCGCTCCTTCCTGCCTTCGCAGCCAGTTCGCCGCACGCCCATCCTCCACAACTTCCTGCACATCCTGTCGTCTCGCCCGGGGGCTCAGACGGCGGGCGAGCAGTCGCGCCCTCTCGGTGACAACGGGAGCGGTGTAGGAGAATCTCCCAGCATGCCTCTGGCCCAGTACCCAACGTCTGAGCGCGGGCCTCCGTTCCCGGGCTGCACACAGCACCTGGGCATGGTCTGTCTGTGCAGTCGCTGCTCAGCCAATCGCAACCCTTCGCTGGGCGGCGATGCGACCGCCTCCGATCCCCCGCAGCCTTCGCCGGCTTCCACGTTCTCTTCGGCGCGTACGGAGCCCAGGCAGCCGTCGGAGCGACCCTCCGCCTTTACCTCAGTCTACTACAGCGCAGGAACTTCTCTAAACGCCCCCACACCGAGCAGCACCGAGCAGCACTCCACctccag CCCGGCCTCCAGGCCTGGACCTGATTGGACTCGTAACCTGCTGAGTATGCGTGAGGGAGGGGTCGGTCCGGGGATGCTGCCTCCCAGAACCTCGTCCTCCTCCATCAGCCTCCTGTCGGTCCTCCGTCAGCAGGACGGATCCTCCCACTCGCCCGTCTACACCTCCGCCTCCGAAGGCCGGGGGTTCCCGCAGCAGGGCGAGCCCGGCGCCCGAGACGCTGCTGGCACCAGCAGCGGCCATCACCCGTTCTGGGACGGCTCTCGCAGCAACACGGCGTCCTTCCGCAACGTGCTGCAGTGCAACCTCAGCCGCTACTTCATGGAGTTCGACCGCATGCAGGACCTGGAGCCGCCACTAGGGGGCCAGGAGCCCAGCCAAGAGCTGCTGAACAACAACATGGACCCTGAGCGTCCTGGGccgtcctcttcttcctccacaTCCTCCCCTACTATCATCCACTACCAGCCTCCTCTCCCGCCTCCTCCTGCCCCGCACAACACGCTGGAGAACAACCCGCCCCCACCGCCGGCGTCTCGTGGACATTTGAACCGCTGTCGTGCATGCCATAACCTGCTGACCTTCAACCACGACTCTCAGCGCTGGGAGCGAACCAGCCAGACCTCCTCCGTGTCTGCCTCCCCTCTGgagccctcctcttcctccccctccttccCTGCTTCGTCTGCGTCCCCGTGGCAACCCGAGGAGGGTGGTAGGACGCTAGAAGCCGAGCCGCCGGAGAGGAGGGCGCCCCTGCCGGAGCCCAGCGAGCAGCCGCCTACCCCCGGGGCCTTCCCCATCGCCCCGTCCCCCAGCCACCAGCCCGGGGAGCAGACGGTGGGCCTGGTGTACAACCAGGACACCGCACAGTGGGAGCGGGTGTACCGGCAGGCAGCGGCGCCCGTCAGATCGGCAGAGCCATCGGAGGCCTTAAGCCAAGAAATGCCTGTTGACCCCCCAGACGAGGACTCCCTGCGGAG GcgactgttggaatcctctctGTTATCGCTGTCTCGCTATGACATGTCAGGATCCAGAGACCACCCCATTTACCCCGATCCAGCCAG TGATACTGGAGACAGAGCGAGGCACAGGACTCCACGTAACGCCAGGATGTCTGCGCCCTCGCTCGGCCGCTTTGTCCCACG ACGTTTCCTCCTCCCGGAGTACCTGCCCTACGCCGGGATCTTCCACGAACGAGGGCAGCCCGGCCTCGCCACACACTCCTCTGTCAACAGAGTGCTcgctg GGGCATCGATCGGGGACGGCCAGTCTGCGGTCGCCAGCAACATTGCTAACACCACGTACCGTCTGCAGTGGTGGGACTTCACCAAGTTTGACCTGCCGGAAATCAGCAACG CCTCAGTCAACGTCCTGGTGCCAAACTGTAAAATCTACAATGACGCCAGTTGCGACATCTCTGCAGACGGTCAGCTGTTGGCCGTCTTCATTCCCAGCAGCCAGCGGGGTTTTCCAGACGAGGGCATCCTGGCCATTTACTCTCTGGCTCCCCACAACCTGGGAGAGATGCTCTACACCAAGAGATTTg GTCCGAATGCTATCTCCGTTAGCTTGTCTCCAATGGGCTGCTATGTGATGGTCGGCCTGGCCTCTCGCAGGATCCTGCTGCATCCCACCACCGACCACATGGTGGCGCAAGTCTTCCGCCTGCAACAGCCCCACGGAGGAGAGACCTCCATCAGG ATGGTGTTTAACGTGGTTTACCCGATGGCTCCAGACCAGCGGCGCCACGTCAGCATCAACTCAGCTCGCTGGCTGCCGGACCCGGGGATGGGTCTGGCGTACGGAACCAACAAGGGGGACCTGGTCATCTGCCGGCCTGT gttctACCGAAGCGATGGTGAGAGTCCAGCTGAGTCGAGCAGCGAGCCGTTGTTCTCCGTTAACAACAGTGGAACCAGCCGGACTCGAGGTTCTGACAGACCAGG TCCAAATCGCTCTGGCTGGAGACTGGACAGAGACATGGGTCTGATGAACGCGATTGGTCTTCAGCCCCGACATCCCACCCCCTCGGTGACATCACAGGGAACCCAGACGCCAATCATCCAGCTGCAGAACGCCGAGACACAAACGGAGAGGGAGCTGCCGGAGCCCAGCGCCCCACAGCTGGCGTCAA ATGTCCCTCCTGAGACTCCGTCTACGAGTGGATCGGCTCCGGGGCAGCTTGCGGCCGTGGCGTCCCAGGCCGGCGGCCAGGGCGAAGCTTCAGCGGAGCCCAACACATCCACAGCTG GAGAGTCTGCGGGGGAGTCGGTCTCGGGGGAGGACGCTCTGGCTCGCATCCGGCGCCTGATCGCTGAAGGAGGCATGACGGCGGTGGTCCAGCGGGAGCAGAGCACCACCATGGCGTCCATGGGCGGCTTCGGGAACAACATCATCGTGAGTCATCGCATCCACCGTGGCTCGCAGACGGCCGCGGGGGCGTCCCGGCCGCCTTCGGACCTGTCCGCGACACCCCCCGCTGTCTCGGCTCCCCTCCTCATCCCGCAGACGTCCAACCCGGCCGAACAGCTCGCCATGTGGGGCCCACGGGCGCCACCCGGCCTCTCGCTCGCCGCGGACATGGACGACGTGTTTGACGGCGTTCGGACGGACGACGACGACTCCTCCTCCCTGCCAGgcccctcttcttcctccatgctgctgtcgtcctcttcctccccctcctcttcctctcaaaGCCCCCGCGGCGGTGGGGGAGGGGTCTCTAACGGTTACCCCGGCGACCCGTACAGCAGGTAG
- the ambra1b gene encoding activating molecule in BECN1-regulated autophagy protein 1B isoform X1: MASRQRNSVRILSSRERGSQTFGSQRLLQLLVEEKVRWMKWQSQKVELPDSPRSTFLLAFSPDRTLMASTHVNHNIYITEVKTGKCLHSLVGHRRTPWCVTFHPTIPGLVASGCLDGEVRIWDLHGGSESWFTESNVAIASLAFHPSAQLLLIATNNELHFWDWSRPEPFAVVKTGSDTERVRLVRFDPLGHNLLTAIVNPSNQQNEEDSEVPMDSVEMPHFRQRSFLPSQPVRRTPILHNFLHILSSRPGAQTAGEQSRPLGDNGSGVGESPSMPLAQYPTSERGPPFPGCTQHLGMVCLCSRCSANRNPSLGGDATASDPPQPSPASTFSSARTEPRQPSERPSAFTSVYYSAGTSLNAPTPSSTEQHSTSSPASRPGPDWTRNLLSMREGGVGPGMLPPRTSSSSISLLSVLRQQDGSSHSPVYTSASEGRGFPQQGEPGARDAAGTSSGHHPFWDGSRSNTASFRNVLQCNLSRYFMEFDRMQDLEPPLGGQEPSQELLNNNMDPERPGPSSSSSTSSPTIIHYQPPLPPPPAPHNTLENNPPPPPASRGHLNRCRACHNLLTFNHDSQRWERTSQTSSVSASPLEPSSSSPSFPASSASPWQPEEGGRTLEAEPPERRAPLPEPSEQPPTPGAFPIAPSPSHQPGEQTVGLVYNQDTAQWERVYRQAAAPVRSAEPSEALSQEMPVDPPDEDSLRRRLLESSLLSLSRYDMSGSRDHPIYPDPARLSPAAYYAQRMIQYLSRRDSIRQRSLRYQQNRLRAMSSSSDSPASNPSSSMDNSDVDFEELDDTGDRARHRTPRNARMSAPSLGRFVPRRFLLPEYLPYAGIFHERGQPGLATHSSVNRVLAGASIGDGQSAVASNIANTTYRLQWWDFTKFDLPEISNASVNVLVPNCKIYNDASCDISADGQLLAVFIPSSQRGFPDEGILAIYSLAPHNLGEMLYTKRFGPNAISVSLSPMGCYVMVGLASRRILLHPTTDHMVAQVFRLQQPHGGETSIRMVFNVVYPMAPDQRRHVSINSARWLPDPGMGLAYGTNKGDLVICRPVFYRSDGESPAESSSEPLFSVNNSGTSRTRGSDRPGPNRSGWRLDRDMGLMNAIGLQPRHPTPSVTSQGTQTPIIQLQNAETQTERELPEPSAPQLASNVPPETPSTSGSAPGQLAAVASQAGGQGEASAEPNTSTAGESAGESVSGEDALARIRRLIAEGGMTAVVQREQSTTMASMGGFGNNIIVSHRIHRGSQTAAGASRPPSDLSATPPAVSAPLLIPQTSNPAEQLAMWGPRAPPGLSLAADMDDVFDGVRTDDDDSSSLPGPSSSSMLLSSSSSPSSSSQSPRGGGGGVSNGYPGDPYSR, from the exons ATGGCGTCCCGTCAGAGGAACTCGGTCCGGATCCTGTCCAGCCGGGAGCGCGGCTCCCAGACCTTTGGCTCCCAgaggctgctgcagctgctggtggAGGAGAAAGTCCGCTGGATGAAATGGCAGAGTCAG AAAGTGGAGCTGCCAGACAGCCCTCGCTCTACGTTCCTGCTGGCATTCAGCCCCgacag GACTCTGATGGCTTCCACTCACGTCAACCACAACATTTACATAACGGAGGTGAAGACTGGAAAGTGCCTACATTCCCTAGTGGGCCACCGTAGGACCCCCTGGTGTGTGACCTTTCACCCCACAATCCCCGGCCTGGTGGCCTCCGGGTGCCTTGATGGCGAAGTCCGCATCTGGGACCTGCAC GGCGGCAGTGAGAGTTGGTTCACAGAGAGCAACGTGGCCATCGCCTCCCTGGCCTTCCACCCGAGCGCTCAGCTCCTCCTCATCGCCACCAACAACGAGCTGCACTTCTGGGACTGGAGCCGGCCGGAGCCCTTCGCCGTGGTCAAGACGGGCAGCGACACGGAGAGAGTCCG GTTGGTGAGGTTTGACCCTCTTGGTCACAACCTACTGACGGCGATCGTGAATCCGTCCAATCAGCAG AACGAGGAGGACTCGGAGGTTCCCATGGACAGCGTCGAGATGCCTCACTTCCGCCAGCGCTCCTTCCTGCCTTCGCAGCCAGTTCGCCGCACGCCCATCCTCCACAACTTCCTGCACATCCTGTCGTCTCGCCCGGGGGCTCAGACGGCGGGCGAGCAGTCGCGCCCTCTCGGTGACAACGGGAGCGGTGTAGGAGAATCTCCCAGCATGCCTCTGGCCCAGTACCCAACGTCTGAGCGCGGGCCTCCGTTCCCGGGCTGCACACAGCACCTGGGCATGGTCTGTCTGTGCAGTCGCTGCTCAGCCAATCGCAACCCTTCGCTGGGCGGCGATGCGACCGCCTCCGATCCCCCGCAGCCTTCGCCGGCTTCCACGTTCTCTTCGGCGCGTACGGAGCCCAGGCAGCCGTCGGAGCGACCCTCCGCCTTTACCTCAGTCTACTACAGCGCAGGAACTTCTCTAAACGCCCCCACACCGAGCAGCACCGAGCAGCACTCCACctccag CCCGGCCTCCAGGCCTGGACCTGATTGGACTCGTAACCTGCTGAGTATGCGTGAGGGAGGGGTCGGTCCGGGGATGCTGCCTCCCAGAACCTCGTCCTCCTCCATCAGCCTCCTGTCGGTCCTCCGTCAGCAGGACGGATCCTCCCACTCGCCCGTCTACACCTCCGCCTCCGAAGGCCGGGGGTTCCCGCAGCAGGGCGAGCCCGGCGCCCGAGACGCTGCTGGCACCAGCAGCGGCCATCACCCGTTCTGGGACGGCTCTCGCAGCAACACGGCGTCCTTCCGCAACGTGCTGCAGTGCAACCTCAGCCGCTACTTCATGGAGTTCGACCGCATGCAGGACCTGGAGCCGCCACTAGGGGGCCAGGAGCCCAGCCAAGAGCTGCTGAACAACAACATGGACCCTGAGCGTCCTGGGccgtcctcttcttcctccacaTCCTCCCCTACTATCATCCACTACCAGCCTCCTCTCCCGCCTCCTCCTGCCCCGCACAACACGCTGGAGAACAACCCGCCCCCACCGCCGGCGTCTCGTGGACATTTGAACCGCTGTCGTGCATGCCATAACCTGCTGACCTTCAACCACGACTCTCAGCGCTGGGAGCGAACCAGCCAGACCTCCTCCGTGTCTGCCTCCCCTCTGgagccctcctcttcctccccctccttccCTGCTTCGTCTGCGTCCCCGTGGCAACCCGAGGAGGGTGGTAGGACGCTAGAAGCCGAGCCGCCGGAGAGGAGGGCGCCCCTGCCGGAGCCCAGCGAGCAGCCGCCTACCCCCGGGGCCTTCCCCATCGCCCCGTCCCCCAGCCACCAGCCCGGGGAGCAGACGGTGGGCCTGGTGTACAACCAGGACACCGCACAGTGGGAGCGGGTGTACCGGCAGGCAGCGGCGCCCGTCAGATCGGCAGAGCCATCGGAGGCCTTAAGCCAAGAAATGCCTGTTGACCCCCCAGACGAGGACTCCCTGCGGAG GcgactgttggaatcctctctGTTATCGCTGTCTCGCTATGACATGTCAGGATCCAGAGACCACCCCATTTACCCCGATCCAGCCAG GCTTTCTCCAGCTGCGTACTACGCCCAGAGGATGATCCAGTATCTCTCGCGGCGGGACAGCATTCGCCAGCGCTCGCTCCGCTATCAGCAGAACCGCCTGCGGGCCATGTCGTCTTCATCGGACAGCCCCGCCAGCAACCCGTCCAGCTCCATGGACAACAGCGACGTGGACTTTGAAGAGCTGGA TGATACTGGAGACAGAGCGAGGCACAGGACTCCACGTAACGCCAGGATGTCTGCGCCCTCGCTCGGCCGCTTTGTCCCACG ACGTTTCCTCCTCCCGGAGTACCTGCCCTACGCCGGGATCTTCCACGAACGAGGGCAGCCCGGCCTCGCCACACACTCCTCTGTCAACAGAGTGCTcgctg GGGCATCGATCGGGGACGGCCAGTCTGCGGTCGCCAGCAACATTGCTAACACCACGTACCGTCTGCAGTGGTGGGACTTCACCAAGTTTGACCTGCCGGAAATCAGCAACG CCTCAGTCAACGTCCTGGTGCCAAACTGTAAAATCTACAATGACGCCAGTTGCGACATCTCTGCAGACGGTCAGCTGTTGGCCGTCTTCATTCCCAGCAGCCAGCGGGGTTTTCCAGACGAGGGCATCCTGGCCATTTACTCTCTGGCTCCCCACAACCTGGGAGAGATGCTCTACACCAAGAGATTTg GTCCGAATGCTATCTCCGTTAGCTTGTCTCCAATGGGCTGCTATGTGATGGTCGGCCTGGCCTCTCGCAGGATCCTGCTGCATCCCACCACCGACCACATGGTGGCGCAAGTCTTCCGCCTGCAACAGCCCCACGGAGGAGAGACCTCCATCAGG ATGGTGTTTAACGTGGTTTACCCGATGGCTCCAGACCAGCGGCGCCACGTCAGCATCAACTCAGCTCGCTGGCTGCCGGACCCGGGGATGGGTCTGGCGTACGGAACCAACAAGGGGGACCTGGTCATCTGCCGGCCTGT gttctACCGAAGCGATGGTGAGAGTCCAGCTGAGTCGAGCAGCGAGCCGTTGTTCTCCGTTAACAACAGTGGAACCAGCCGGACTCGAGGTTCTGACAGACCAGG TCCAAATCGCTCTGGCTGGAGACTGGACAGAGACATGGGTCTGATGAACGCGATTGGTCTTCAGCCCCGACATCCCACCCCCTCGGTGACATCACAGGGAACCCAGACGCCAATCATCCAGCTGCAGAACGCCGAGACACAAACGGAGAGGGAGCTGCCGGAGCCCAGCGCCCCACAGCTGGCGTCAA ATGTCCCTCCTGAGACTCCGTCTACGAGTGGATCGGCTCCGGGGCAGCTTGCGGCCGTGGCGTCCCAGGCCGGCGGCCAGGGCGAAGCTTCAGCGGAGCCCAACACATCCACAGCTG GAGAGTCTGCGGGGGAGTCGGTCTCGGGGGAGGACGCTCTGGCTCGCATCCGGCGCCTGATCGCTGAAGGAGGCATGACGGCGGTGGTCCAGCGGGAGCAGAGCACCACCATGGCGTCCATGGGCGGCTTCGGGAACAACATCATCGTGAGTCATCGCATCCACCGTGGCTCGCAGACGGCCGCGGGGGCGTCCCGGCCGCCTTCGGACCTGTCCGCGACACCCCCCGCTGTCTCGGCTCCCCTCCTCATCCCGCAGACGTCCAACCCGGCCGAACAGCTCGCCATGTGGGGCCCACGGGCGCCACCCGGCCTCTCGCTCGCCGCGGACATGGACGACGTGTTTGACGGCGTTCGGACGGACGACGACGACTCCTCCTCCCTGCCAGgcccctcttcttcctccatgctgctgtcgtcctcttcctccccctcctcttcctctcaaaGCCCCCGCGGCGGTGGGGGAGGGGTCTCTAACGGTTACCCCGGCGACCCGTACAGCAGGTAG